In Nicotiana tabacum cultivar K326 chromosome 17, ASM71507v2, whole genome shotgun sequence, one DNA window encodes the following:
- the LOC142172037 gene encoding cytochrome P450 87A3-like: MWNIGLWLVAVIVVGISGWVYKWRNPKCKGVLPPGSMGLPFIGESIQYFSSHSYEGIPPFIAERTARYGGLFKTSILGQPVVISTDPEINYYVFQQENNLFQCWYTKSASDLLGEQGLNVHGGAVHKYLRNLVLSLVGQQCLKGNLMSEIDLITRKHLDRWAEHGKVEVKEAAEIMLFTFMAKKTLGCEEQEALELREHYKAFFGGFLSFPLNVPGTAYHACLQGRKNIVKVIRDILKKRQSSKEKANQDFLDHMLKEVENEESLLTEEIIVDLVLLLLFAAYETTSSSITLLFKYLNSHPEVLTELTEEHESILKSRTDEGALISWLEYKSMSFTNMVINETVRLANIAPGIFRITLKDVQIKVLLLQYFGAMPVKLDKKRVAIAFCYLTSRNGRKNIVKVIKDILKKRQSSKEKANQDFLDHMLKEVENEESLLTAEIIVDLVLLLLFAAYETTSSSITLLFKYLNSHPEVLTELTEEHESILKRRTDEGALISWL; this comes from the exons atgtGGAACATTGGTTTATGGTTAGTAGCAGTAATAGTTGTAGGAATCAGTGGATGGGTATACAAATGGAGGAATCCCAAATGCAAGGGTGTATTGCCACCTGGCTCCATGGGACTTCCCTTTATTGGAGAGTCCATTCAATATTTCTCTTCTCATTCCTATGAAGGAATTCCACCCTTCATTGCCGAAAGGACTGCAAG GTACGGAGGATTATTTAAAACAAGTATACTTGGGCAGCCAGTGGTGATATCAACTGACCCAGAAATCAATTACTATGTCTTCCAACAAGAAAATAACCTCTTCCAATGCTGGTATACAAAGAGTGCTTCTGATCTCCTTGGAGAGCAAGGCTTGAATGTCCACGGCGGAGCTGTCCATAAATACCTTAGGAATTTAGTTCTGTCTCTTGTCGGCCAACAATGTTTAAAGGGAAATTTGATGTCTGAAATTGATTTAATTACTCGTAAGCATTTAGATAGGTGGGCTGAGCACGGCAAGGTCGAAGTCAAAGAAGCAGCTGAAATT ATGCTATTCACATTTATGGCGAAAAAGACCCTTGGTTGTGAAGAACAAGAGGCATTGGAACTAAGAGAGCATTACAAAGCTTTTTTTGGTGGTTTTCTCTCATTTCCTCTCAATGTGCCTGGAACAGCTTACCATGCCTGCTTACAG GGGCGTAAAAATATTGTTAAGGTGATCAGAGATATTTTGAAGAAAAGACAGTCATCCAAGGAAAAGGCGAATCAAGATTTCTTAGATCACATGCTTAAAGAAGTAGAAAATGAGGAATCATTGCTGACTGAAGAAATTATAGTGGATTTAGTTCTGTTACTTCTATTCGCTGCTTATGAAACCACTTCTTCCTCCATTACACTACTGTTTAAATACTTGAATAGTCATCCTGAGGTGTTGACAGAGCTGACG GAAGAGCATGAGAGCATTCTTAAAAGTCGAACAGACGAGGGCGCTCTAATTTCGTGGCTTGAATACAAATCAATGAGTTTCACAAATATG GTTATAAATGAAACAGTAAGGCTTGCCAATATCGCCCCAGGAATTTTCAGAATTACACTAAAGGATGTGCAAATCAAAG TTTTGCTACTTCAATATTTTGGTGCAATGCCGGTAAAGCTTGACAAAAAAAGGGTTGCAATTGCCTTTTGCTATCTTACTTCACGGAAT GGGCGTAAAAATATTGTTAAGGTGATAAAAGATATTTTGAAGAAAAGGCAGTCATCCAAGGAAAAGGCGAATCAAGATTTCTTAGATCACATGCTTAAAGAAGTAGAAAATGAGGAATCGTTGCTGACTGCAGAAATTATAGTGGATTTAGTTCTGTTACTTCTATTCGCTGCTTATGAAACCACTTCTTCCTCCATTACACTACTGTTTAAATACTTGAATAGTCATCCTGAGGTGTTGACAGAGTTGACG GAAGAGCATGAGAGCATTCTTAAACGTCGAACAGACGAGGGCGCTCTAATTTCGTGGCTTTAA